In the Maribacter sp. MJ134 genome, one interval contains:
- a CDS encoding GreA/GreB family elongation factor: MKNKIPLLELKQQAFNHCHDFVKGRLERLQHQMKEIETALTSETKSSAGDKHETGRAMLQLEREKLGTQLAEAEQMHGTLQKVATTTEHNRAGLGAVVVTDKQSYYIAISAGALTYKEVSLFCISPGTPIGKLLLGKQTGDTIQFNQSTSTILNIR; encoded by the coding sequence TTGAAGAATAAAATACCACTTCTAGAACTAAAACAACAAGCTTTTAATCATTGTCATGACTTTGTTAAGGGTCGCTTAGAGAGGTTGCAGCATCAGATGAAGGAAATTGAGACAGCGCTTACTTCCGAGACAAAGAGTAGTGCCGGGGACAAGCACGAGACTGGCCGGGCCATGTTGCAGTTAGAGCGTGAGAAGTTGGGAACACAGCTTGCCGAGGCAGAACAAATGCACGGAACATTACAAAAAGTGGCTACCACTACAGAACATAATCGTGCGGGTTTGGGCGCTGTTGTTGTCACGGATAAACAGTCGTACTACATTGCTATTTCTGCCGGAGCGCTCACGTACAAAGAGGTATCACTATTTTGTATTTCTCCAGGCACTCCCATTGGTAAACTGCTGTTGGGCAAACAAACGGGAGACACGATTCAGTTCAATCAAAGTACATCCACGATACTCAATATCAGGTAA
- a CDS encoding nuclear transport factor 2 family protein codes for MTTQDVANKLVRLCREGKYDEAYDMYADDAVSIEMHNWSMGEQVTKGKANILEGFKQWSDNIEEMHGGDVGEPTVAANHFVVPMSSDVTFKQGGRVKMDELCVYEVANGKIQRAQFFYDTENM; via the coding sequence ATGACAACACAAGATGTAGCCAACAAATTAGTTCGTCTGTGCCGTGAAGGCAAATATGACGAGGCGTATGATATGTATGCAGATGATGCCGTAAGCATTGAAATGCATAATTGGTCCATGGGTGAGCAAGTGACAAAAGGCAAGGCTAATATTTTAGAAGGATTTAAACAATGGTCCGATAATATTGAGGAAATGCATGGAGGCGATGTTGGAGAACCAACAGTTGCGGCAAATCATTTTGTAGTGCCCATGAGTAGTGATGTTACCTTTAAGCAGGGCGGTCGCGTAAAAATGGATGAACTATGTGTTTACGAGGTGGCCAATGGTAAAATACAACGCGCTCAGTTTTTCTACGATACGGAGAACATGTAA
- the arfB gene encoding alternative ribosome rescue aminoacyl-tRNA hydrolase ArfB, producing MDNSSILQELQFKAIRSSGPGGQHANKVSSKVELVFDIAHSKGLSEAEKNRLFFKLKSKLSKENVLTLQCDESRSQHKNKDLVIKRFFELLKRALLVPKKRKRTKPSKGAIEKRLQAKKRAALKKVNRSKPRLD from the coding sequence TTGGACAATAGTAGCATCTTACAAGAACTGCAATTTAAGGCTATTCGCAGTAGTGGCCCTGGCGGCCAGCATGCCAATAAAGTCTCTTCTAAAGTTGAATTGGTTTTTGATATCGCCCATTCTAAAGGGCTATCGGAAGCGGAGAAGAATCGTCTTTTTTTTAAACTCAAATCAAAACTTTCTAAAGAGAACGTACTTACGCTACAGTGCGACGAATCTCGTAGCCAACACAAAAACAAGGATTTAGTTATTAAACGCTTTTTTGAACTTTTAAAAAGAGCATTGCTAGTGCCTAAAAAGAGAAAGCGTACCAAACCCTCCAAAGGTGCTATTGAAAAGCGACTACAGGCAAAAAAGAGAGCGGCACTTAAAAAAGTTAACCGCTCCAAACCAAGATTAGATTAA
- a CDS encoding ABC transporter ATP-binding protein — translation MLRIENVSYTYDELPVLENIHLRIQRREHVAIIGESGCGKSTLLKIIYGLMDLEQGAVFWEDKPVLGPAFHLVPGASFMKYLSQDFDLMPFTTVAENISQYLSVFYPKELKARTAELLEMIELTEFAHKKVNTLSGGQQQRVALARVLAQKPDILLLDEPFGHIDNFLKNSLRRSIFMYLKENGITCIVATHDFNDVLPFTDRVFVLRDKTIIAKGKPMELYKNPKDLYIASLFGEATSIAIDVLKSYGNTKRRIIVYAHEFRVSEVSGIPTTVKTSYPMGNYYLVQGLMDNGENVFFNAESDLPAEKKVFLNVSIETINQRIQQPSVL, via the coding sequence ATGCTGCGAATAGAAAACGTCTCTTACACCTATGATGAATTGCCCGTTCTCGAAAACATCCATCTTAGAATACAACGTAGGGAACATGTTGCCATTATCGGTGAAAGTGGCTGCGGGAAAAGCACCTTGTTGAAAATTATTTATGGTCTAATGGATTTAGAACAGGGAGCTGTCTTTTGGGAAGACAAGCCAGTCCTTGGTCCGGCCTTTCATTTGGTTCCCGGAGCGTCCTTCATGAAATACTTGTCACAGGACTTTGATTTGATGCCCTTTACCACGGTTGCTGAAAATATTAGCCAATACCTCTCTGTATTCTACCCCAAAGAACTAAAAGCGCGTACGGCGGAACTTCTGGAAATGATAGAACTCACTGAATTTGCCCATAAAAAGGTAAATACATTAAGTGGCGGACAACAACAAAGAGTGGCCTTGGCGAGGGTACTGGCACAGAAGCCTGATATACTACTGCTAGACGAGCCCTTTGGACATATAGACAATTTTTTGAAAAACAGTTTAAGAAGAAGTATTTTTATGTATTTAAAAGAAAACGGAATTACCTGTATCGTTGCCACCCACGATTTTAATGATGTTCTTCCTTTTACCGATCGTGTTTTCGTCTTGCGCGACAAGACCATAATTGCCAAAGGAAAACCAATGGAGCTGTATAAAAATCCTAAAGACCTTTATATCGCGTCCCTTTTTGGAGAAGCTACGAGCATTGCTATAGACGTGCTTAAATCCTATGGAAACACCAAGAGAAGAATAATAGTCTATGCGCACGAGTTCCGCGTTTCAGAAGTCTCAGGTATTCCGACAACGGTAAAAACATCCTATCCAATGGGCAACTATTATCTGGTACAAGGACTCATGGATAATGGTGAGAACGTTTTTTTTAATGCTGAAAGCGATTTACCTGCCGAAAAAAAGGTATTTCTTAATGTTTCCATTGAAACAATCAATCAACGTATACAACAACCTTCTGTTCTGTAA
- a CDS encoding prolyl oligopeptidase family serine peptidase — protein MKNLIPCFLTAALLAACTNEAKREPIAVNYPTTKKVDTIDTYFGTDVQDPYRWLEDDRSAETEAWVKEQNSTTFGFLDNIPFRDDLKDRLSKLWNYEKLGSPFKEGDYTYFYKNDGLQNQYVVYRQKGDEEPEIFLNPNTFSEDGTTSLAGLRFTKDGSLATYLISEGGSDWRKAIVIDTETREIVEDTLVDIKFSGISWRGKEGFYYSSYDKPKGSELSAKTDQHKVYYHKLGTPQKEDELVYGGKPLEKHRYVGASVTEDDRFLIISASVSTSGNKLFIQDLEDPNGLLIPMVEDTDSDNYIIDNVGPKLYVVTNRNAPNQKIVTVDAVNPSHENWVDFIAETENVLSPNTGGGYFFAEYMVDAISKVLQYDYDGKLVREVKLPGVGSASGFGGKKEDKEFYFSFTNYNTPGSSYKYNVETGEYEQYWKPEIDFNPADYESTQVFYTSKDGTKVPMIITHKKGLVLNGKNPTILYGYGGFNISLTPSFSIVNAVWMEQGGVYAVPNLRGGGEYGKKWHDAGIKTKKQNVFDDFIAAAEYLIAKNYTSSEYLAIRGGSNGGLLVGATMTQRPDLMQVALPAVGVMDMLRYHTFTAGAGWAYDYGTAEETEEMFNYLKGYSPVHNVKEGVSYPATLVTTGDHDDRVVPAHSFKFAAELQEKQAGEAPTLIRIETNAGHGAGTPVSKTIEQYADIFGFTLYNMGYSELPNQAVLKEFKD, from the coding sequence ATGAAAAATTTAATCCCCTGTTTTTTGACAGCCGCATTGCTTGCCGCCTGTACTAACGAAGCTAAAAGAGAACCCATCGCTGTGAACTACCCGACCACTAAGAAAGTTGATACCATAGATACGTATTTCGGAACCGATGTTCAGGACCCCTATCGCTGGCTTGAAGATGACCGCAGTGCGGAGACCGAGGCTTGGGTAAAGGAACAGAACAGCACAACCTTTGGTTTCTTGGATAATATTCCGTTCAGAGATGATTTAAAAGACCGATTGTCTAAATTATGGAATTATGAAAAATTGGGTTCTCCCTTTAAAGAAGGAGATTATACGTATTTCTACAAGAACGACGGTCTACAAAACCAATACGTAGTCTACAGACAAAAAGGTGACGAGGAACCTGAAATATTCCTGAATCCTAATACATTTTCCGAAGATGGTACTACCTCTTTGGCAGGGTTACGTTTTACCAAGGACGGCTCCTTGGCTACCTATCTTATTTCCGAGGGTGGAAGCGACTGGCGTAAGGCTATCGTAATAGACACGGAAACCAGGGAAATTGTCGAAGACACGTTGGTTGATATTAAGTTCAGCGGAATTTCTTGGCGTGGCAAGGAGGGTTTTTATTATTCCAGTTATGATAAGCCAAAAGGAAGCGAATTATCTGCCAAAACGGACCAGCACAAAGTATATTACCACAAACTAGGAACCCCCCAGAAAGAAGACGAACTGGTTTACGGAGGTAAGCCTTTGGAAAAGCACCGCTATGTTGGTGCCAGTGTTACCGAGGATGATAGATTTCTCATTATATCCGCTTCCGTTTCAACATCGGGAAATAAACTTTTTATACAGGATTTGGAAGATCCTAACGGACTTTTAATTCCAATGGTAGAGGACACCGATTCCGACAATTACATCATAGATAATGTAGGTCCTAAACTGTATGTAGTCACCAACAGAAATGCTCCTAATCAAAAAATTGTGACCGTGGACGCCGTAAATCCAAGTCACGAGAATTGGGTAGATTTTATTGCCGAAACAGAAAACGTATTAAGCCCTAATACGGGTGGCGGTTATTTCTTCGCAGAATATATGGTCGATGCTATTTCAAAAGTACTGCAATATGACTACGACGGAAAACTTGTGAGAGAAGTAAAACTCCCCGGAGTTGGTAGCGCAAGTGGTTTTGGCGGTAAAAAAGAAGACAAGGAATTCTATTTTTCTTTTACTAACTATAATACCCCTGGTTCCTCCTATAAATACAATGTAGAAACTGGTGAATACGAACAATATTGGAAGCCAGAAATAGATTTTAATCCCGCCGATTATGAATCTACACAGGTCTTTTATACCTCAAAGGATGGGACTAAAGTACCCATGATTATTACGCATAAAAAAGGATTGGTGTTAAATGGTAAAAATCCTACCATCCTATATGGTTATGGTGGCTTTAATATAAGTTTAACGCCTTCGTTCAGTATTGTAAATGCGGTTTGGATGGAGCAAGGTGGTGTCTATGCCGTGCCTAATCTTAGAGGTGGTGGAGAATACGGTAAAAAATGGCATGACGCTGGGATTAAAACCAAGAAGCAGAACGTGTTCGATGATTTTATAGCTGCTGCGGAATACCTTATCGCAAAGAACTATACTTCTAGCGAATATTTAGCTATTAGAGGAGGTTCCAACGGTGGACTTTTAGTCGGTGCCACAATGACGCAAAGACCGGACTTAATGCAAGTTGCCTTACCGGCCGTTGGGGTTATGGACATGCTTCGCTATCATACCTTCACAGCAGGCGCTGGATGGGCCTATGATTATGGTACTGCAGAGGAGACCGAGGAAATGTTCAACTATCTCAAAGGATATTCGCCGGTACACAATGTAAAGGAAGGTGTGTCTTACCCTGCGACCTTAGTCACCACAGGAGATCATGACGACCGTGTGGTCCCTGCCCACAGTTTCAAATTTGCTGCGGAACTACAGGAAAAACAGGCCGGGGAGGCCCCAACCCTTATCCGTATAGAGACCAATGCTGGTCATGGTGCGGGAACACCTGTGAGTAAAACCATAGAACAGTACGCCGATATATTTGGATTTACACTTTATAATATGGGCTATAGCGAACTCCCCAATCAGGCGGTATTAAAGGAATTTAAGGATTAA
- a CDS encoding aspartate-semialdehyde dehydrogenase, whose amino-acid sequence MKVAVVGATGMVGEVMLKVLAERNFPITELLLVASERSVGKKLAYKEKEYTIIGLADAVAARPDIAIFSAGGDTSLVWAPKFAEAGTTVIDNSSAWRMDPTKKLVVPEINAAELTKTDKIIANPNCSTIQLVMALAPLHEKYKMKRVVISTYQSVSGTGVKAVQQLENEIAGVQGEMAYPYPIGRNALPHCDVFMENGYTKEEMKLAREPQKILDDRSFSISATAVRIPTSGGHSESVNVEFLNDFQLNDVRQLLNETPGVTVQDNPDTNTYPMPIYAHDKDEVFVGRIRRDETQRNTLNMWIVADNLRKGAATNAVQIAEYLVAHELV is encoded by the coding sequence ATGAAAGTAGCAGTAGTAGGCGCCACAGGAATGGTTGGCGAGGTAATGTTGAAAGTATTGGCGGAACGAAATTTTCCGATAACGGAGTTATTATTGGTTGCTTCGGAACGTTCCGTGGGCAAAAAATTAGCCTACAAAGAAAAGGAATATACCATTATCGGTTTGGCGGATGCCGTAGCCGCTAGACCGGATATCGCAATTTTTTCTGCCGGTGGCGATACTTCTCTAGTGTGGGCTCCAAAATTTGCAGAAGCTGGTACCACGGTCATCGATAACTCCTCGGCATGGCGTATGGACCCCACTAAAAAACTGGTAGTACCCGAAATAAATGCTGCTGAACTCACCAAAACGGACAAGATTATTGCCAACCCCAACTGTTCTACCATACAATTGGTCATGGCCTTGGCACCGCTTCACGAGAAGTATAAAATGAAGCGCGTGGTAATTTCTACCTACCAGTCTGTTTCGGGAACCGGCGTAAAAGCGGTACAACAATTAGAGAACGAGATAGCTGGTGTTCAGGGAGAAATGGCCTATCCTTATCCCATTGGTCGCAACGCGCTACCCCATTGCGATGTGTTTATGGAAAACGGGTATACCAAAGAGGAAATGAAACTGGCACGGGAACCTCAAAAAATATTGGATGATAGAAGCTTTTCCATCTCTGCCACCGCAGTACGTATTCCTACTTCTGGCGGTCACTCTGAATCCGTTAATGTAGAATTCTTGAATGATTTTCAACTCAACGACGTTCGTCAATTGTTGAACGAAACCCCTGGCGTTACGGTTCAGGATAACCCGGATACCAATACCTACCCCATGCCCATATACGCCCATGATAAGGATGAGGTTTTTGTGGGTCGTATCCGTAGGGACGAGACACAACGCAACACGTTAAATATGTGGATCGTTGCGGACAACCTTAGAAAGGGAGCTGCTACGAACGCTGTGCAAATAGCAGAGTATTTGGTAGCGCATGAATTGGTATGA
- the mscL gene encoding large conductance mechanosensitive channel protein MscL, translating into MLKEFKNFIMTGNVIDFAVAVILAGAVGLVVNGFVADIVMPVVGHFAGGIDFSEMKIVLDEAIVAADGSVTTPENAIRWGAWVNTIVNLIIVGFVMFMIVKAYNKTKTPPAPEAPAGPTAEELLMEIRDALKK; encoded by the coding sequence ATGTTAAAAGAATTCAAAAATTTTATAATGACAGGAAATGTCATTGATTTTGCGGTTGCTGTTATTCTTGCAGGAGCAGTTGGCCTAGTTGTGAACGGCTTCGTTGCCGATATTGTAATGCCTGTTGTTGGTCATTTCGCGGGAGGAATTGACTTTTCAGAAATGAAAATTGTTTTGGACGAGGCAATTGTCGCCGCAGATGGTAGTGTAACTACTCCAGAAAATGCAATCCGTTGGGGTGCTTGGGTAAACACTATAGTTAACTTGATTATCGTAGGTTTCGTAATGTTCATGATTGTAAAAGCTTACAACAAAACAAAAACGCCACCAGCCCCAGAAGCACCGGCAGGACCAACTGCTGAAGAACTTCTCATGGAAATTAGAGACGCTCTGAAAAAGTAA
- the alr gene encoding alanine racemase, whose product MSNYGETVLEIDLKALAHNYVYLRSRLMRETKFLAVVKAFGYGSAVERIALKLQDLEVDYFAVAYVNEGAALRNAGITKPILVLHPQPINFKTVIACCLEPSIYSPKVLKEFLEIAKEENQKDYPVHLKFNTGLNRLGFWENDVDFIAQQLHRRSEISVVSIFSHLAASEDLNERSFTIKQIENFKSIALELNNKLGYEPFRHLLNTSGIINYSEAQFEMVRSGIGLYGYGNEPKIDSELKPVATLKTVISQIHRIEPNESVGYNRAYTSKDYRAIATLPLGHADGIGRQYGNGKTYVLVKGKKAFIVGNVCMDMIMIDITDIDCEEGDEVIVFGPQLSAQNFAEKANTISYELLTAISPRVKRVVLD is encoded by the coding sequence ATGTCTAATTACGGAGAAACCGTTCTAGAAATAGACCTAAAAGCTTTAGCTCATAACTACGTCTATTTACGTTCCAGATTAATGCGGGAAACTAAATTTTTGGCCGTAGTAAAGGCTTTTGGTTATGGCAGTGCCGTCGAAAGAATTGCGCTAAAACTTCAAGATTTAGAAGTTGATTATTTTGCCGTAGCTTATGTAAATGAGGGCGCAGCCTTGCGCAATGCTGGTATAACCAAACCCATATTGGTACTGCATCCTCAACCTATTAACTTTAAAACAGTTATAGCGTGTTGCTTGGAACCAAGTATTTATTCTCCAAAAGTCTTAAAAGAATTCTTAGAGATCGCTAAAGAGGAAAATCAGAAAGATTACCCGGTACATCTAAAATTCAATACGGGGTTAAACCGGTTGGGCTTTTGGGAAAATGATGTGGATTTTATTGCACAACAACTCCATAGGCGTTCAGAAATAAGCGTGGTATCCATTTTTTCGCATCTTGCGGCATCAGAAGATCTGAACGAGAGATCATTTACAATTAAACAGATTGAAAATTTTAAGAGTATTGCTCTAGAACTCAATAATAAACTAGGGTATGAGCCTTTTCGGCATCTATTGAATACCTCTGGCATTATTAATTATTCCGAGGCACAATTTGAAATGGTTAGGAGCGGTATTGGCCTTTACGGTTATGGAAACGAACCAAAAATAGACTCGGAATTAAAACCAGTAGCAACACTTAAGACGGTCATTTCACAAATTCATAGAATAGAGCCAAATGAAAGTGTTGGATACAATAGAGCCTATACATCAAAAGATTATAGGGCCATAGCCACACTACCCTTGGGACATGCAGACGGTATTGGCCGCCAATACGGTAACGGAAAAACATATGTTCTAGTTAAAGGTAAAAAAGCCTTTATCGTAGGTAATGTCTGTATGGATATGATTATGATAGATATTACGGATATCGATTGTGAGGAAGGTGATGAAGTCATAGTCTTTGGACCTCAATTATCCGCGCAAAACTTTGCGGAAAAAGCGAATACTATCTCTTACGAGCTGCTAACAGCTATATCTCCGCGTGTAAAGCGAGTAGTATTGGACTAA
- a CDS encoding thymidine kinase: protein MFLENTVNHKEQFGWIEVIAGSMFSGKTEELIRRLKRAKFAKLNVEIFKPMVDTRYDDEMVVSHDANEIRSTPVPAAANIRILADTCDVIGIDEAQFFDDEIVTVCNDLANKGIRVIVAGLDMDFKGNPFGPMPALMATAEYVTKVHAICTRTGNLANYSFRKSNNNKLVMLGETEEYEPLSRGAFYKAMLKEKVKDMNVASEEVKASKKDSNV, encoded by the coding sequence ATGTTTCTCGAAAATACGGTTAACCATAAGGAACAGTTCGGTTGGATAGAGGTTATCGCCGGATCCATGTTTTCTGGTAAGACCGAGGAATTGATAAGACGTTTAAAACGGGCAAAGTTCGCTAAACTCAACGTAGAGATTTTTAAACCCATGGTAGACACCCGGTATGATGATGAGATGGTGGTGTCCCACGATGCTAACGAAATACGTTCTACACCGGTTCCTGCCGCAGCCAATATTCGAATACTGGCCGATACCTGTGATGTCATTGGAATAGACGAAGCCCAATTCTTTGACGATGAGATTGTGACAGTCTGTAACGATTTGGCGAATAAAGGCATCCGCGTGATTGTCGCCGGGCTGGATATGGATTTTAAAGGAAACCCTTTTGGCCCCATGCCCGCGCTGATGGCAACTGCAGAATATGTGACCAAAGTACATGCTATTTGTACCAGAACAGGAAATTTAGCTAACTACAGCTTTAGAAAGTCCAATAACAACAAATTAGTAATGCTCGGCGAAACAGAAGAGTACGAGCCCTTGAGTAGGGGGGCGTTCTATAAAGCTATGCTTAAGGAAAAGGTAAAGGATATGAACGTAGCCTCAGAAGAGGTGAAAGCTTCTAAAAAAGATTCCAATGTCTAA
- a CDS encoding DoxX family protein, with amino-acid sequence MKTTKILYYSATAVLTAIMCFSVFNYFFNHEMIVGFFENMGYPTYLIYPLAIAKILGLIAIWGNFSKWLKEWAYAGFFYDVVLAFFAHYMVSDGQHMFAVIAFCAVIISYFTGKQVRP; translated from the coding sequence ATGAAAACAACAAAAATCCTGTACTATTCGGCTACTGCGGTCCTAACGGCTATTATGTGCTTCTCGGTTTTCAATTATTTCTTCAATCATGAAATGATCGTGGGATTTTTTGAGAACATGGGGTACCCTACCTATCTGATTTATCCATTGGCTATCGCTAAAATATTGGGTTTAATCGCTATTTGGGGTAATTTTTCCAAATGGCTTAAAGAATGGGCCTATGCAGGATTTTTTTATGATGTGGTCTTAGCTTTTTTTGCCCATTATATGGTGAGTGATGGTCAGCACATGTTTGCGGTCATCGCTTTTTGCGCAGTTATAATTTCATATTTTACAGGAAAGCAAGTAAGGCCTTAA
- the rsmI gene encoding 16S rRNA (cytidine(1402)-2'-O)-methyltransferase: MGKLYLVPTPIGNLEDMTLRAIRILKEVDLILAEDTRTSGKLLQHFEIGTPMHSHHMHNEHRSITNLITKLKGGANLALISDAGTPAISDPGFLLTRACLENDIAVECLPGATAFVPALVNSGLPNDKFVFEGFLPVKKGRQTRLKLLAEETRTIIFYESPHKLVKTLTNFVEYFGADRPISVSRELTKLYEETVRGTAEEVLKHYTEKSPKGEIVIVVGGKK; encoded by the coding sequence ATGGGAAAATTATACTTAGTTCCAACGCCTATTGGTAATCTTGAGGATATGACCCTTAGGGCCATTCGTATTTTAAAAGAAGTAGACCTCATACTTGCTGAAGATACCCGAACCAGCGGAAAGCTATTACAACATTTTGAGATTGGCACCCCAATGCATAGTCATCATATGCACAATGAACATAGAAGTATAACTAATCTTATCACTAAATTAAAAGGAGGAGCCAACTTGGCGCTTATTTCCGACGCGGGCACACCTGCGATTTCTGACCCAGGTTTTTTATTGACCCGAGCTTGTTTGGAAAATGACATTGCCGTAGAATGTTTGCCAGGAGCAACAGCTTTTGTACCCGCCTTGGTCAATAGCGGGCTGCCAAACGATAAGTTTGTTTTTGAAGGATTCTTGCCCGTAAAAAAAGGCAGGCAAACCCGGTTGAAGCTGTTGGCGGAAGAAACGAGAACCATTATTTTTTACGAATCGCCCCATAAGTTGGTGAAAACCTTGACCAATTTTGTGGAGTATTTTGGAGCGGACAGACCTATTTCCGTCTCTAGAGAGCTCACTAAATTATACGAAGAGACGGTTAGGGGAACGGCTGAAGAAGTATTAAAGCACTACACTGAAAAATCACCGAAAGGAGAAATCGTTATTGTTGTCGGGGGCAAGAAATAG